Part of the Catalinimonas alkaloidigena genome is shown below.
AGGCCGACAACTCCAGGACAGAGACATAGATTAGTTCCCAGTTTTTCTGACGTAAGTAAAAAGGAACCAGAAAAGTCTCTGCTTGTTACTTTAAAGAAATCAGGCGGTAGAAACAACAAGGGACGCATGACAATGCGATACCTTGGAGGTGGACATAAGCGTAAAATACGTGTAGTTGATTTCAAGAGGAGTAAAACAGATGTCCCTGCAACAGTAAAAGCAATTGAGTATGATCCTAATCGTTCAGCTCGTTTAGCTTTGCTTTATTATGCAGATGGAACCAAAACATATATTATAGCTCCGGTAGGGATTGAGGTTGGGCAGCAGGTAATTGCGGGAAAAGAGGTGGCTCCAGAAGTAGGCAATGCTCTCCCTCTTGCATCAATTCCCTTGGGTACCATTGTCCATAATATTGAGATTACTCCCGGCAAAGGAGGTCAGCTTGCAAGAAGTGCAGGTTCGTATGCACAGCTATTAGCCCGTGAAGGTAAGTATGCAACTTTAAAACTTCCTTCTGGCGAAATGAGAATGGTTTTGAGTGCATGTTTAGCTACTGTTGGTTCAGTGTCTAATGTAGATCACATGAACGAAACGCTTGGAAAAGCAGGAAGAAAAAGGTGGAAAGGTAGAAGACCAAGAGTAAGGGGTGTAGTAATGAACCCTGTAGATCACCCCATGGGAGGTGGTGAAGGTAGAGCATCAGGTGGTCATCCTCGCTCAAGAAACGGACTCAAAGCTAAAGGCCAAAAAACCAGAACGCCTAAGAAGTATTCTAATCGTTTAATCATCAGTAGAAAGAAAAAATAATGGCACGTTCTCTAAAAAAAGGACCATATATAGATTTCCGATTGGAGAAGAAGGTTGATACAATGAATCAATCCAATAAAAAGTCAGTGATCAAAACTTGGTCACGTCGTTCCATGGTTTCTCCAGACTTTGTCGGACACACGTTTGCTGTTCATAACGGAAATAAATTCATTCCGGTGTATGTAACTGAAAATATGGTAGGGCATAAACTTGGAGAGTTTGCTCCTACTAGGAATTTCCGAGGTCATATCTCTAAAAAAGATAAAGGAAAAAGATAATCATGGAAGCAATAGCTAAGTTAAATAATGTGCCTACACCACCTCGTAAGATGAGGCTTGTGGCTGATATGATTCGCGGACGTAAAGTCAGCGAAGCACTGAATATTTTGAAATTTGAAGCTAAGCAAGGCGCTCCTAAAATGGAGAAGTTACTGTTATCTGCAGTAGCTAATTGGCAGGAAAAGAATGAGGATGCGAGGTTAGAGGATGCAGACCTATTTGTGAAAGAGGTGAAAGTAGATGGCGGGAGAATACTGAAGAGGTTAAGACCTGCTCCTCAAGGACGTGCACACCGTATTCGCAAGCGCTCCAATCACATTACTTTGGTGGTAGATAGCCATAATGAAGTAGCGGAAACATCTGAAGACAAAGAATAAAAGCAAAGGAACTAATAAAGTAGCTTAAATGGGACAGAAAATAAATCCTATAGGTTTTAGACTAGGAATTGTAAAAGGATGGGATTCTAACTGGTATGGCGGTAAAGATTTCTCTAACAAACTGGTTGAAGACCACGAAATAAGAAAATACATAGATGCTCGTCTGCCCAGAGGAGGTATATCTAAAGTAGTAATTGAGCGTACTATAAAACGTATTACGCTTACCATTCATACTGCTCGTCCTGGAGTAGTTATCGGTAAAGGAGGTTCAGAAGTTGATCGTCTGAAAGAGGAGTTGAAAAAACTTACCGGTAAGGATGTACAGATTAACATCTATGAAATTAAGCGTCCTGAATTAGATGCTAAACTCATTAGTGCTTCTATTGCTCAACAGTTAGCAGCTCGTATTTCATACCGCCGTGCCATGAAACAGGCTTTAGCTTCAGCACTACGTGTGGGTGCGCAAGGAATTAAAATTAAAGTTTCTGGTAGATTAGGTGGGGCTGAAATGGCTCGTACTGAACAATATAAGGAAGGAAGAATTCCTTTGCATACGCTTAGAGCAGATATTGATTATGCACTTACTGAAGCTCAGACTGTTTATGGTAAGATAGGTGTAAAAGTTTGGGTGTTTAAAGGTGAGGTTTATGGCAAAAGAGATCTTTCTCCCAATGTTGGCGGTCAGCAGCAGGAAAGCAGAGGTAACAGTGGAGGAGGACGCGGTGAGAGAAGAAGCAGAAGGAGAAAAAAGTAAGATCACCATCAATCACTGAAATTTAACATTCTGAAACATGTTACAACCGAAAAGAACTAAATATAGAAAAAAGCAAAAAGGAAGAGTCAAAGGTATTGCTCAAAGAGGACATACCATTGCTTTCGGAAACTTTGCCCTAAAAACACTTGAGCCGGGTTGGATCAACAGCCGACAAATTGAGGCTGCTCGTATTGCTATGACTCGCTTTATGAAAAGAGAAGGTCAGGTGTGGATTCGCATTTTTCCTGATAAACCAGTCACCAAGAAACCTGCAGAGGTTCGTATGGGTAAAGGTAAAGGTGCTCCTGAATATTGGGTAGCCACGGTGAAGCCAGGTCGTATCCTTTTTGAGGTTACAGGTGTTACTACAGCAGTAGCTCAAGAGGCGCTTAGATTAGCTGCTCAAAAATTACCTGTGAAGACAAAATTTAGTGTACGTAGAGATTACGCCGGACAATAGATATGAAAAATTCAGAAATTAAATCTCTTAGTAAAGAGGAACTTCTTGAAAAATTAGAGGCAGAGAGGGAAACTCTCTTGAAGCTGAAATTTGCGCATGGTATTTCTCCTATTGAAAATCCCATGAAAATCAGAGCATCACGCAAGCTCGTTGCCCGTTTAAAAACTGAACTAAAAGCTAAAGAGTTAGCTAAATAAGTGCTTTATGAGTACCGAAAGAAATTTAAGAAAAGAAAGAATTGGTTTGGTTGTCAGTAATAAGATGGATAAGTCCGTTACAGTTGCTGTACAAAGAAAACTTAAGCATCCTATCTATGGTAAATTCATAGGTAAGACAACCAGGTTTATGGCTCATGATGAAAAAAATGAGTGTGGTATCGGTGATACTGTTAGAATAATGGAGACGAGACCGCTTAGCAAAAATAAGCGCTGGCGTTTATTAGAAATTTTAGAAAGAGCTAAATAAACAATGATACAGCAAGAATCCAGACTGAATGTAGCGGATAACAGCGGTGCAAAGGAAGTACTTTGCATTCGTGTTTTAGGTGGTACAGGTAAAAGATATGCCTCCGTCGGAGATAAGATTATCGTTACCGTTAAGTCCGCTCTTTCTTCAAGCAATTTGAAGAAAGGAACTGTTTCAAGAGCAGTGATCGTAAGAGCTAAAAAAGAAGTTCGCAGAAAAGATGGCTCTTACATTCGTTTTGAAGAAAATGCGGCAGTGTTACTTACTGCAAATGATGAACCTCGTGGCACACGTATATTTGGACCTGTGGCACGTGAACTGCGCGAAAAGCAGTTTATGAAAATTGTTTCACTCGCACCAGAAGTATTATAATTATGAAAAAGCTACATATCAAGAAGGAAGACACAGTCAAGATAATTGCTGGAAACCACAAAGGCCGAACTGCTAAGGTACTGGAAGTCCTTCCTGAGAAAAATAAAGCTATCGTAGAAGGAATTAATATGGTGATGAAACATGTTAAGCCTTCTGCACAGAATCCTGAAGGAGGAAGAAGTGAACAGGAAGCGCCGATTCATGTAAGTAAACTGATGGTAATTGACCCTTCAACTGGTGAACCTTCTCGCATGGGTAGAAAAAAGAATGATAAGGGCAAGCTCCAAAGGTATTCAAAAAAAACCGGTGAATTTATTTAGAAATGGCAACTACTACAGAGACATATATACCAAGGCTGAAAACTAAATATCTTGAAGAGATTGTTCCAGCTTTGAATGAAAAGTTTGGTTATAAATCCATAATGCAAGTCCCTCGTATTGAGAAAGTTTGTATCAATAAAGGAATTGGCGCTGCAGTAGCAGATAAGAAGCTTGTAGATGTTGGTGTGGAAGAATTATCATCCATTTCCGGACAGAAAGCAGTTCCTACTTATGCAAAGAAGTCAGTATCTAACTTCAAACTTCGTGAGGGAATGCCGATTGGTGCCAAAGTTACCTTAAGAGGTAATAAAATGTATGAATTTTTGGATCGTCTATTAAATGTTGCTCTTCCTCGAGTAAGAGATTTTAGAGGAGTAAATGATAAAGGGTTTGACGGAAGAGGAAACTATACATTAGGCGTAAAAGAGCAAATCATTTTCCCTGAAATTAGCATCGATAAAGTAAATCGTATTTCTGGAATGGATATTACATTTGTTACGAATGCTAATACCGACGAAGAATGTTATGAATTGCTAAAGACAATGGGAATGCCATTTGCCAATAGCTCAAATAATCGATAAATAACTATGGCTAGAAAATCAGTAATAGCAAGAGAAAGAAAGAGAAAAAGGTTAGTCGAGAAATATGCCCAGAAAAGGGCTGAACTTAAAGCCAATGGGGATTATGAAGCATTAGACAAATTGCCTAAAAATGCTTCTCCCGTGCGTTTGCATAATCGCTGCAAGCTAACTGGCAGACCTAAAGGTTATATGAGAAAGTTTGGTATTTCTAGGGTTACTTTCAGAGAAATGGCATCTAATGGAAAAATACCAGGTGTGACCAAAGCAAGCTGGTAAAAGTTTTAGTTTATTAAAAAAAGTTTTACCTTTGCACTTCGTTTTTTCAAGAGCATGTAATATTTAGCTATAATGATAACCGATCCCATATCAGATTATTTGACAAGAGTCAGGAATGCCATCAAGGCAAGACACAGAATCGTGGAAATACCGGCTTCCAACATTAAAAAGGAAATTACCAAGGTGCTTCACGATAAGGGATATATTCAAAACTATAAGTTTGAAGATGGTACCGGCCATCAGGGAGTAATTAAGATTGCACTTAAGTACAATCCTAAAAATAAAAACTCAGCCATTGTGCATCTGGAAAGAATCAGTAAGCCTGGTTTGAGAAAATATACCAGTGCAGAAAATTTGCCACGCGTGCTTAATGGGCTAGGCTTAGCTATCTTATCTACTTCAAGAGGAGTAATTACAGATAAGGAAGCAAGAGAGCTAAATGTGGGTGGTGAGGTTCTATGTTACGTCTATTAAATTATAGAATATGTCACGTATAGGAAAATTAGCCATAGAGATACCGCAAGGAGTCACCGTCACAAATAATAAAAATGTGATCACGGTTAAAGGGCCCAAAGGTGAATTGACTCAAGTGGTAGATAAGGATATAGAAGTTAAAATTGAGGATAACCAAATCCGTTTACACAGGCCTACTGAGCAAAAAAGACATAAAGCTTTACATGGCCTGTACCGAGCACTTATCTATAATATGATAGAAGGTGTTGATAAAGGATATCAGAAGCAATTAGAACTAGTGGGAGTTGGATACAGAGCTACTGTACAACAAAATGTCCTCGAGTTAAACTTAGGTTACTCACATAAT
Proteins encoded:
- the rpsN gene encoding 30S ribosomal protein S14; the protein is MARKSVIARERKRKRLVEKYAQKRAELKANGDYEALDKLPKNASPVRLHNRCKLTGRPKGYMRKFGISRVTFREMASNGKIPGVTKASW
- the rpsH gene encoding 30S ribosomal protein S8, whose product is MITDPISDYLTRVRNAIKARHRIVEIPASNIKKEITKVLHDKGYIQNYKFEDGTGHQGVIKIALKYNPKNKNSAIVHLERISKPGLRKYTSAENLPRVLNGLGLAILSTSRGVITDKEARELNVGGEVLCYVY
- the rplP gene encoding 50S ribosomal protein L16 yields the protein MLQPKRTKYRKKQKGRVKGIAQRGHTIAFGNFALKTLEPGWINSRQIEAARIAMTRFMKREGQVWIRIFPDKPVTKKPAEVRMGKGKGAPEYWVATVKPGRILFEVTGVTTAVAQEALRLAAQKLPVKTKFSVRRDYAGQ
- the rplF gene encoding 50S ribosomal protein L6, encoding MSRIGKLAIEIPQGVTVTNNKNVITVKGPKGELTQVVDKDIEVKIEDNQIRLHRPTEQKRHKALHGLYRALIYNMIEGVDKGYQKQLELVGVGYRATVQQNVLELNLGYSHNIFMGLPEGINASAETAKGKNPTITLESYDKQLIGQVAAKIKSLRPVEPYKGKGVRFVGERIRRKAGKTASK
- the rplN gene encoding 50S ribosomal protein L14 produces the protein MIQQESRLNVADNSGAKEVLCIRVLGGTGKRYASVGDKIIVTVKSALSSSNLKKGTVSRAVIVRAKKEVRRKDGSYIRFEENAAVLLTANDEPRGTRIFGPVARELREKQFMKIVSLAPEVL
- the rplV gene encoding 50S ribosomal protein L22 translates to MEAIAKLNNVPTPPRKMRLVADMIRGRKVSEALNILKFEAKQGAPKMEKLLLSAVANWQEKNEDARLEDADLFVKEVKVDGGRILKRLRPAPQGRAHRIRKRSNHITLVVDSHNEVAETSEDKE
- the rpsC gene encoding 30S ribosomal protein S3, which codes for MGQKINPIGFRLGIVKGWDSNWYGGKDFSNKLVEDHEIRKYIDARLPRGGISKVVIERTIKRITLTIHTARPGVVIGKGGSEVDRLKEELKKLTGKDVQINIYEIKRPELDAKLISASIAQQLAARISYRRAMKQALASALRVGAQGIKIKVSGRLGGAEMARTEQYKEGRIPLHTLRADIDYALTEAQTVYGKIGVKVWVFKGEVYGKRDLSPNVGGQQQESRGNSGGGRGERRSRRRKK
- the rplX gene encoding 50S ribosomal protein L24, with the translated sequence MKKLHIKKEDTVKIIAGNHKGRTAKVLEVLPEKNKAIVEGINMVMKHVKPSAQNPEGGRSEQEAPIHVSKLMVIDPSTGEPSRMGRKKNDKGKLQRYSKKTGEFI
- the rpsQ gene encoding 30S ribosomal protein S17, whose protein sequence is MSTERNLRKERIGLVVSNKMDKSVTVAVQRKLKHPIYGKFIGKTTRFMAHDEKNECGIGDTVRIMETRPLSKNKRWRLLEILERAK
- the rpsS gene encoding 30S ribosomal protein S19, with amino-acid sequence MARSLKKGPYIDFRLEKKVDTMNQSNKKSVIKTWSRRSMVSPDFVGHTFAVHNGNKFIPVYVTENMVGHKLGEFAPTRNFRGHISKKDKGKR
- the rplB gene encoding 50S ribosomal protein L2, whose translation is MAIKKLRPTTPGQRHRLVPSFSDVSKKEPEKSLLVTLKKSGGRNNKGRMTMRYLGGGHKRKIRVVDFKRSKTDVPATVKAIEYDPNRSARLALLYYADGTKTYIIAPVGIEVGQQVIAGKEVAPEVGNALPLASIPLGTIVHNIEITPGKGGQLARSAGSYAQLLAREGKYATLKLPSGEMRMVLSACLATVGSVSNVDHMNETLGKAGRKRWKGRRPRVRGVVMNPVDHPMGGGEGRASGGHPRSRNGLKAKGQKTRTPKKYSNRLIISRKKK
- the rplE gene encoding 50S ribosomal protein L5 — translated: MATTTETYIPRLKTKYLEEIVPALNEKFGYKSIMQVPRIEKVCINKGIGAAVADKKLVDVGVEELSSISGQKAVPTYAKKSVSNFKLREGMPIGAKVTLRGNKMYEFLDRLLNVALPRVRDFRGVNDKGFDGRGNYTLGVKEQIIFPEISIDKVNRISGMDITFVTNANTDEECYELLKTMGMPFANSSNNR
- the rpmC gene encoding 50S ribosomal protein L29, whose translation is MKNSEIKSLSKEELLEKLEAERETLLKLKFAHGISPIENPMKIRASRKLVARLKTELKAKELAK